A region from the Aphis gossypii isolate Hap1 chromosome 1, ASM2018417v2, whole genome shotgun sequence genome encodes:
- the LOC114121634 gene encoding elongator complex protein 3, with the protein MSEVDENISKLSHEERMVSTVAEIIQKLLIAQKENRDVNLNKLKSQISSKYGLKSSPRLVDIISAVPNDAKKLLYPKLKAKPVRTASGVAIVAVMCKPHRCPHINMTGNICVYCPGGPDSDFEYSTQSYTGYEPTSMRAIRAHYNPYVQTRHRVEQLKQLGHNVDKVEFIVMGGTFMSLPEDYRDYFIRNLHDALSGHTSSNVREAVKYSERSNVKCIGITIETRPDYCLNRHLTDMLNYGCTRLEIGVQSVFEDVARDTNRGHTVKAVCETFNLAKDCGFKIVSHMMPDLPNVDLERDFQQFKEFFENPAFRVDGLKIYPTLVMRGTGLYELWRSGRYRSYSPSELVDLIAHILSLIPPWTRVYRVQRDIPMPLVTSGVEHGNLRELALARMKDLNLQCRDVRTREVGIQEIHNKIRPFEIELIRRDYVANNGWETFLSYEDPEQDILIGLLRLRKCTDSFRPELKGRVSIIRELHVYGSVVPVRARDPTKFQHQGFGMLLMEEAERISLEEHKSTKIAVISGVGTRNYYKKLGYHLDGPYMSKQL; encoded by the exons ATGTCTGAAGTAGATG AAAATATATCCAAGTTAAGTCATGAAGAACGAATGGTGTCTACAGTTGCTGAAATTATTCAGAAATTGTTGATTGCTCAAAAAGAAAATAGAGatgtaaacttaaataaattaaaatctcaaaTATCATCTAAATATGGACTGAAATCATCTCCTCGACttgttgatattatatcaGCTGTTCCCAATGatgctaaaaaattattgtacccAAAGTTGAAAGCAAAACCTGTTAGAACAGCTAGTGGA gTAGCAATTGTTGCAGTTATGTGTAAACCACATCGTTGTCCTCATATAAATATGACTggtaatatatgtgtatattgtcCCGGTGGTCCAGATTCTGATTTTGAATACTCTACACAGTCATATACTGGTTATGAACCTACTTCTATGAGAGCTATTCGAGCACATTACAATCCATATGTTCAAACGCGCCATAGAGTTGAGCAG CTTAAACAATTAGGCCATAATGTTGATAAGGTTGAGTTCATAGTAATGGGAGGTACATTTATGAGTTTACCTGAAGACTACCGGGATTATTTCATCAGAAATCTGCATGATGCTTTATCAGGTCATACTAGCTCTAATGTTCGAGAAGCTGTCAA ATACTCAGAAAGAAGTAATGTAAAATGCATTGGCATTACTATTGAAACTCGGCCAGATTATTGTTTGAATAGGCATTTAACTGATATGTTAAACTATGGTTGTACACGATTAGAGATTGGTGTTCAGTCTGTGTTTGAAGATGTTGCACGAGACACTAACAGAGGCCATACAGTTAAAGCAGTGTGTGAAACATTTAATCTTGCTAAAGATtgtggttttaaaattgtatcacaTATGATGCCTGATTTACCTAATGTAGATCTAGAAAGAGATTTTCAACAGTTCAag gaattttttgaaaatccagCTTTCCGTGTTgatggtttaaaaatttaccctACTCTTGTAATGAGAGGTACAGGTTTATATGAGCTGTGGCGTAGTGGACGATATCGTAGTTATTCACCATCTGAATTAGTAGATTTAATTGCTCACATACTAAGTCTTATTCCTCCATGGACACGGGTGTATAGAGTTCAAAGAGATATTCCAATGCCATTAGTTac atCTGGAGTTGAACACGGTAATTTACGAGAACTGGCCTTAGCGAGAATGAAAGATCTAAACTTACAATGTCGTGATGTACGAACTAGAGAAGTTGGAATTCaagaaatacataataaaattcgtCCATTTGAa attgagTTGATACGTAGAGATTATGTTGCTAATAATGGTTGggaaacatttttatcgtaCGAAGACCCTGAgcaagatattttaattggtcTTTTAAGATTACGCAAGTGTACAGATTcatttag ACCAGAATTAAAAGGAAGAGTTTCAATTATAAGAGAATTACATGTGTATGGTAGTGTAGTTCCTGTTCGAGCTAGAGATCCAACCAAGTTTCAACATCAAGGATTTGGTATGTTATTAATGGAAGAAGCTGAAAGAATATCTTTAGAAGAACATAAATCTACCAAAATAGCTGTTATATCAG gtGTTGGTACtagaaactattataaaaagctTGGATACCATTTAGATGGACCTTATAtgtcaaaacaattataa
- the LOC114121635 gene encoding polyadenylate-binding protein 4-like, which translates to MASLYVGDLHSDVTEAMLFEKFSTVGAVLSIRVCRDMITRRSLGYAYVNFQNMADAERALDTMNFDILKGRPMRIMWSQRDPSLRKSGVGNVFIKNLDRSIDNKAMYDTFSAFGNILSCKVAQDETGQSKGYGFVHFEMEQSATQSIEKVNGMLLNGKKVFVGRFVGRKDREKELGQKAKLYTNVYIKNIDENVNDKELFEMFEKYGSITSFKVMFREDGSSRGFGFVAFEDPEEAEKAVTELHGKESPEGKTYYVGRAQKKAERQQELKRKFEQYKIERMNRYQGVNLYVKNLDDTIDDERLRKEFSVFGTITSAKVMMDDGRSKGFGFVCFSSPEEATKAVTDMNGRIVGTKPLYVALAQRKEDRKAHLDSQYLQRNTNMRMQSIGPIYQPGASSGYFVPTIPQPQRFYGPTQMTQIRPQPRWASQPQVRAGAPQAAAAGYPNMATQYRNIGARAPVPAGQQAALARNTMVDRNARPISTAQQQMPGAVAAGGVRVPGARGTGSGYKYTANMRNPPGQAQGMGQAQPGQPPAPVQAAVHVHGQEPLTATMLATAKPEDQKQMLGERLFPLIQRMYPDLTGKITGMLLEIDNSDLLHMLEHHESLKNKVEEAVAVLQAHQAQQTQVKKE; encoded by the exons ATGGCTTCTCTGTACGTTGGAGATTTGCATTCGGACGTGACCGAAGCTATGTTGTTTGAGAAATTCAGCACGGTCGGTGCTGTCCTGTCAATCCGCGTGTGTCGCGACATGATCACCAGAAGATCACTGGGATACGCCTACGTTAACTTTCAAAACATGGCGGACG cTGAACGTGCTTTAGACACCATGAATTTTGATATTCTTAAAGGACGCCCAATGAGAATTATGTGGTCTCAAAGAGATCCTTCTCTTAGGAAATCTGGTGTAGGCAATGTGTTTATCAAAAATCTGGATAGAAGTATTGATAATAAAGCCATGTATGACACATTTTCTGCCTTCGGAAATATATTGAGTTGTAAG gTTGCTCAAGATGAGACTGGTCAATCAAAAGGCTATGGTTTTGTTCATTTTGAAATGGAACAATCTGCCACTCAGTCTATTGAAAAAGTTAATGGCATGTTGCTCAAtggaaaaaaagtatttgttgGCCGATTTGTTGGCAGAAAAGACCGTGAAAAGGAGTTGGGTCAAAAAGCTAAACTTTACACAAATGTTTACATTAAGAATATAGATGAAAATGTCAATGACAAAGAATTGTTTGagatgtttgaaaaatatggaTCAATTACTAGCTTCAag gtcATGTTCAGGGAAGATGGAAGTTCTAGAGGTTTTGGATTTGTGGCATTTGAAGATCCAGAAGAAGCTGAAAAAGCTGTAACTGAATTACATGGCAAAGAAAGCCCAGAAGGAAag ACATATTATGTAGGCCGTGCTCAAAAGAAAGCTGAACGCCAACAAGAATTAAAACGCAAGTTTGAACAATATAAGATTGAACGTATGAATAGATACCAAGGAGTTAATCTTTATGTGAAAAATTTGGATGATACAATTGATGATGAACGTTTACGCAAAGAATTTAGTGTCTTTGGAACTATTACAAGTGctaag gtGATGATGGATGATGGCCGTAGTAAAGGCTTTggttttgtatgtttttcatCTCCAGAAGAAGCTACCAAAGCAGTAACTGATATGAATGGTCGTATTGTTGGTACTAAACCATTATATGTTGCATTAGCTCAACGCAAGGAAGATCGTAAAGCTCATTTGGACTCTCAATATTTACAGCGCAACACTAATATGAGAATGCAATCTATTGGTCCG atataccAACCTGGTGCTTCAAGTGGTTACTTCGTACCTACTATTCCTCAGCCACAGCGTTTCTATGGACCTACTCAAATGACTCAAATTCGTCCACAACCAAGATGGGCTTCCCAACCACAAGTTAGGGCTGGAGCACCACAAGCTGCTGCTGCAG gttatCCAAATATGGCCACACAGTACCGAAACATTGGAGCTCGTGCTCCTGTACCTGCAGGTCAACAAGCTGCATTGGCTAGAAACACTATGGTGGATAGAAATGCTAGACCTATTAGCACAGCCCAACAACAAATGCCTGGTGCCGTTGCTGCTGGAGGTGTACGCGTTCCTGGAGCACGTGGTACAGGTTCtggatataaatatacagCTAATATGCGTAATCCTCCTGGTCAAGCTCAAGGTATGGGACAAGCACAACCAGGTCAACCCCCTGCACCAGTTCAAGCAGCTGTACATGTACATGGACAAGAACCACTTACTGCAACTATGTTGGCTACTGCTAAGCCAGAAGATCAAAAACAGATGTTGGGAGAGAGGCTTTTCCCTCTTattcaa cgaATGTACCCAGACCTAACTGGTAAGATCACTGGTATGTTGTTGGAAATCGACAATTCAGATTTGCTTCATATGTTGGAACATCACGAATCTTTGAAAAACAAAGTAGAAGAGGCTGTTGCTGTACTTCAAGCCCACCAAGCACAACAGACCCAAGTGAAGAAAGAATAG
- the LOC114121636 gene encoding protein PRRC1-like isoform X1, giving the protein MDGSTTSPTRKMSKADQLLSKLPPPTQLPSFVTDALNEPRAGQPNPVLNATDMTSQNFHTPMFSPVITSKNEENVELPTSPSNEAAADKAVKGEQSSGKADLFNWMKGSSSSIFSMVAEKAKNSVDAVLTTLDPQMKDTLNPNTFDNTDVVVASEKEIVVSAVREGFQKVFGKGVVRGLEAPDQPFAAQLVGFSAASKATKYCIDSVRLHVVKGPVVAFERFIVEPIESKWYEFGLLKLNDMERNIDLEVYTQSVPVPATIVGLISDDTPKDYEYISTGFSIPVAHFMASNLKVHPSEWQEVMTGVSQRSSLLAASVSLAMSYKIALE; this is encoded by the exons ATGGACGGATCGACGACCA GTCCTACGAGGAAAATGTCAAAAGCCGATCAGCTCCTGTCAAAGCTACCGCCTCCAACGCAATTGCCGAGTTTTGTCACCGATGCTCTGAATG aGCCAAGAGCAGGACAACCTAATCCAGTGTTGAATGCAACAGACATGACTAGTCAAAATTTTCACACTCCAATGTTTTC GCCCGTGATAACTAgtaaaaatgaagaaaatgtGGAATTGCCCACAAGTCCCTCTAATGAAGCAGCAGCCGATAAAGCAGTTAAAGGTGAACAGTCATCAGGCAAAGCTGATTTGTTTAACTGGATGAAGGGCAGTAGTTCTAGTATTTTTTCCATGGTCGCTGAAAAAGCAAAGAATTCTGTAGATGCTGTACTCACAACATTGGACCCACAAATGAAAGATACATTGAATC CCAATACTTTTGATAACACCGATGTAGTCGTTGCTTCCGAAAAAGAAATTGTTGTTAGTGCAGTAAGAGAGGGCTTTCAAAAAGTTTTTGGAAAAGGAGTTGTTAG agGACTTGAAGCACCAGATCAACCGTTTGCTGCTCAGCTGGTTGGATTTTCTGCCGCATCCAAAGCCACAAAATATTGCATCGATTCTGTTAGATTACATGTGGTTAAGGGTCCTGTCGTCGCCTTTGAAAGATTTATTGTAGAACCAATAGAATCCAA atggTATGAATTTGGTCTTTTGAAACTTAATGACATGGAACGAAACATAGATTTAGAAGTGTACACTCAAAGTGTCCCTGTACCTGCTACAATTGTTGGTTTGATTAGTGACGATACGCCCAAAGACTATGAATACATCTCAACTGGATTCAGTATACCGGTTGCACATTTCATGGCTAGCAACTTAAAA gtacACCCGTCTGAGTGGCAAGAAGTAATGACAGGGGTAAGCCAAAGATCGTCTTTATTAGCTGCTTCTGTATCATTGGCCATGTCATACAAGATTGCATTGGAATGA
- the LOC114121636 gene encoding protein PRRC1-like isoform X2: MSKADQLLSKLPPPTQLPSFVTDALNEPRAGQPNPVLNATDMTSQNFHTPMFSPVITSKNEENVELPTSPSNEAAADKAVKGEQSSGKADLFNWMKGSSSSIFSMVAEKAKNSVDAVLTTLDPQMKDTLNPNTFDNTDVVVASEKEIVVSAVREGFQKVFGKGVVRGLEAPDQPFAAQLVGFSAASKATKYCIDSVRLHVVKGPVVAFERFIVEPIESKWYEFGLLKLNDMERNIDLEVYTQSVPVPATIVGLISDDTPKDYEYISTGFSIPVAHFMASNLKVHPSEWQEVMTGVSQRSSLLAASVSLAMSYKIALE, from the exons ATGTCAAAAGCCGATCAGCTCCTGTCAAAGCTACCGCCTCCAACGCAATTGCCGAGTTTTGTCACCGATGCTCTGAATG aGCCAAGAGCAGGACAACCTAATCCAGTGTTGAATGCAACAGACATGACTAGTCAAAATTTTCACACTCCAATGTTTTC GCCCGTGATAACTAgtaaaaatgaagaaaatgtGGAATTGCCCACAAGTCCCTCTAATGAAGCAGCAGCCGATAAAGCAGTTAAAGGTGAACAGTCATCAGGCAAAGCTGATTTGTTTAACTGGATGAAGGGCAGTAGTTCTAGTATTTTTTCCATGGTCGCTGAAAAAGCAAAGAATTCTGTAGATGCTGTACTCACAACATTGGACCCACAAATGAAAGATACATTGAATC CCAATACTTTTGATAACACCGATGTAGTCGTTGCTTCCGAAAAAGAAATTGTTGTTAGTGCAGTAAGAGAGGGCTTTCAAAAAGTTTTTGGAAAAGGAGTTGTTAG agGACTTGAAGCACCAGATCAACCGTTTGCTGCTCAGCTGGTTGGATTTTCTGCCGCATCCAAAGCCACAAAATATTGCATCGATTCTGTTAGATTACATGTGGTTAAGGGTCCTGTCGTCGCCTTTGAAAGATTTATTGTAGAACCAATAGAATCCAA atggTATGAATTTGGTCTTTTGAAACTTAATGACATGGAACGAAACATAGATTTAGAAGTGTACACTCAAAGTGTCCCTGTACCTGCTACAATTGTTGGTTTGATTAGTGACGATACGCCCAAAGACTATGAATACATCTCAACTGGATTCAGTATACCGGTTGCACATTTCATGGCTAGCAACTTAAAA gtacACCCGTCTGAGTGGCAAGAAGTAATGACAGGGGTAAGCCAAAGATCGTCTTTATTAGCTGCTTCTGTATCATTGGCCATGTCATACAAGATTGCATTGGAATGA